Sequence from the Fusobacterium periodonticum 1_1_41FAA genome:
TATAATTGTAAAGACAACTTTTTGCATTGATTTTGGAAATTTAGCATATAGGAAGTCAATCATTATATGTTGTTGACTTCTTATTCCCATACTAACTCCAAGTAAACCAACATAAACAAACATTAATCTTGATAACTCTTCACTCCAGATAAGAGGACTATCAAAAACTTGTCTTGCAAAAATTTGTATAACAAGAATAAGAAACAGTCCGATAAATAGACTTCCTCCTATCCACTCTTCAAGTTTATTAAATATTTTCATTTTTATCTCACCTTTAAATACAAATTATCTAACTGCATCTATTGCTTTTATTGCATCTTCTCCAACTTTTCCATTTTTCTTTGTATATTCATTATAGAAAGGTTTCATAGCTTTTTTGAATTCTTCTAAGTTTGGTTCAGTTATAGTAACTCCTTTACCTTTGAAGAAATCTTTAAGTGATTTTTCTTCATCCATAAATAATTTTGTATGATATTCTGCTGCAACTTCAGCTGATTCTTTTACAACTTTTTGAAGATTTTCAGGTAGTTCTTCCATAGTAATATTACTTACAAGATATAATTGGTCATTTAATATATGGTTAGTTATAGCCAAATATTTTTGAACTTCATAGAATTTTTGTGCTTTTATTGTTGATAATGGATTTTCTTGACCATCAACAGCATTTGTTTGTAATGCAAGATAAACTTCAGAGAAAGCCATAGGTGTAGGTGCTGCACCAGTATATTTTGCATAAGCTAGGTTAGCAGCAGCTGATGGAACTCTTAGTTTCATACCTTTCATATCAGCTAAAGTTTTTATTGCTTTATTAGAAGTTGTTTGTCTAGTTCCATTATATGCTTGTGCTAAAACAGTCATACCTTTTTTATCATGTACTTTTTTGAATAAGTCTTTACCAAATTTAGTATTTACAGCTTTCTTCATATGGTTAAAGTCTTTAATCATATAAGGTAAAGTGAATACTTCAGCTTCTGGGAAAAATGTAGAAAATCTTCCAGTTTCAGAGAAAGTGAAATCTAAAGCTCCCCCTTCTAATTGTTGCATCATAGCAAGGTCATCTTTACCTAATTGAGCATTAGGATATAATTTTAATTCAATTTCTCCATTAGATCTTTTCTTTAATTCTTTTGCAAATACTTCAGCTGCTTTGTATTCATTTTGAGAAGTTCCTGCAGTCATACCCATTTTTAAATTATACTTTGCTGCAAAAGCAGAAGTAGCCATAACTCCAAATAAAATTGCCATTTTTAAAAAACTTGTTTTTCTCATAATTTTCCTCCTAATTTTTATTTTAAATTTTCTATAAGTAAAACTTTTGGTTCTAAAATTATATTTTTAATTTTTTTTCCCATTTCTTTATATAATATATCAACCATAAGTTGACATGCCTTATATCCAGTACCATAAACATCATCAGCAACAGTTGCTAATATTTTTTTTTCAATTATTAACTTTCTTATTCTATTTCCTATACCAGTTGTGATATTTTTTTGTTTCCTTAAAATATCATCTGGAAGTTCTAATAGAATATCTTGAGCATATCTATTAATAAATATTGAGCTAATATTTTCTTTCTTAAAAAGCTCTTCCAAATAGACTAGAGAATCTTCAAGACCATTTTTTCTAATAGGACCAATTACATTCATTTTATCTTCATTTGCTCTATCTAAAAAACCATTTAGATAATATTTAGAAGATATATTATCATCTCCATTATCTATTACTAAAACTTTATCATTAACATTTAAAGACTTTCCTAAGAACTCAGCAGCAAGACGACCACATTTTTGATAATCCGTTCCCACATAAGCTATTTTTTTAGATAGAAAAACACTCATAGATATAAATTTAATTTTTTCTAAATAAGGATTAATCAAGTTCAAAATTTTTTCTCTATCTAGGGGAATTATTATAATTCCATCTATTTGTTTGTTTGAATCTAATAATTTTTTTAATTCTAAAACTTGTTCGACAGGTTTATTTATATCAGTAATAATTTCTATAATTTCTAAGTTATGATGTTTATACTCTTTCTTTGCACCTTGTATTCCAAGTTTTATTTGCTCTGTATAGTAACTATTTTTTGATTCAACTATAAAACTATAAATTATCTTTTTTTTACTTGCAAGTAAAGTGCCAACATAGTTTTTTTCATAACCTAATTCCTTTACAAGTTTTAAAATTTTTTCCTTAGTTTCAGGATTTATATTTGGACTATTATTTATAGCTCTTGCTATAGTTGTCCTACTAAGTCCTAAACGAGCTGCAAGTTCTTTTTGTGTTATCATAATGCTTTCCTTTTGCTTATTTAGAAATTATATAAGCTTTATACATTCTTTCTGTTCTAACTCCTGGTTTAATTTCTCCATTTATTGAGTAGATGTTATTGTTCATCATCAGTAATGCAGCTCCACAAGGTGCATCAAATGGAATTTCACCTATTGATTTCCAAGAATTTTTTGTAGCATCAAAAATTAAAATTTTTCTATTCCAATTATACCAACTTGGTTCTGCTCCAAAATAAGCAGTCTTATAATTTTTTAACTCATCATCTTTTAAGTTAGTAAGTTTATTATTGGCTTCATTCCATAAATCATAGTTAAATCCACCTATAACAAGCATTTTATCATTAGCTATTTTTATAGAATTGGCTCCAAGTAATAATATTTTTTCATTATCTATAACAACATCCGCTGTTTTTTCCCAAGTATTTGTTTTAAAATTATAAGCATAACCATCTACATAAGAAACGTTTGAACCACCACTAAAAACATAAAATTTGCTATTTAAAATTTGTCCAACTGTTTGTTGTCTTGCTTCTCCAGGGAATGCTGCTAATTCCTTAGTTTCTTTAGTTTTTAAATCAAAAGCATAGAATTTATTACTATTTACATTCTTTCCTTCAGAGTTTTCAATTTTTCCAACTCCATAGTAAATTTTTCCGTCTTTGTATTGAGCTACTCCATTTTCAAAACCTAAAGGAAGTTTTGCATAGATTTCTGTTTTTAATTTTCCATTTTTTACAGTCACTTTTAAAACATCTCTCATATGTTCAGCATCAGGACTACCACCTAAATAATAAATAGCATTTTCTTCTTTTACACTTACTGATGCTCCATAACCAATTGGATAATCTAATTGGATTTGATCAATAGTTTCTAGTTTACCATTTACATCTTTAAGTAAATATAAATCTTTGTGTGTAACTTTCTTTCCACCTTTTTCTAACACTTCTGGGAAATTAGCTCCACCTCCAACTATAACATAGTTTCCTATAACACCTTGTAATAAACCAGCTGTACCGATATTTTTATCAAAGTCTTTTTGAGCAGGTAAACTGCCAGCGTAATCCCATACTAATCTATTTTTTTCAATAGACATAGTTTTTTGATTTGCATATCCCAAAGAAGACAAAAACATAAAAAATAAGAAATACAAAATCTTTTTACCCATAAACTCATCTCCTTAAAATAGTTATTATGTTCACGAGAACATATTTCTAATAATATTATATATCACTTTTATTTGATAATGTCAATTAAATTGTTAGGAATTATTTTTAAGATTCCAATAATAATCCTTTTTATACTTAAAAATTACATTGAGTAGATTTTTTTGAAATAAAATCATTAGTTTTTACAAAAGTAAACTTATGGCAAAATATAGAAAAAGTGATATAATTGGATGAATAAGAAATTATCAAATTTGAACTAGCCAATTAAGATTAAAAAAATGCATGCAGTAAATATAATATGATTAAAAGAACAAATTTCACTATTAGATTTAGTTCATATAAATTATGTAGCTTGAAGATTTGAGTAATTTAAAAGAAGAGGTTAATATGGAGTTCAAAAAAATAAGGAAAGACTGCGAAGAGCTATGGGCAAGAAATAAATATTATGTACTAAGCAAATCGCATAAAACATATCTGGAGATAAGAGAGTATTTGAAAGAAAAAGAGGTGAATACTTTATTTATTAATGAAAAAATAGAAAGAATAAGAGGTATTGAAGAAAGCAAAAAAGATTTTAAAAACGCTATTCTTCATGTATGGGGATATTTCAAAAATGAAGCAACTGAAATTGAAAAACAAGTATTACATAATTTACTAGAAGAATATATGAGAGGAAAAAAAGATCAGAAATCTGTAATAGAATATATTAATATTTTACTGAAGAAATATCCAAATGAATATTTACAAAAATCTACTTTATTAAAAGGAGAAGAAGATGAGACTTTGGCATAAAGAAATTATCCATCTATTACCTAAAAATCAGCTTCTTGGACAACATAGAGAGTGTTGTGCACTTAGAGGGAATGGATGAAATGGAAAAAAGAGGATCTGAACCTCTCACGACTGACACCCTACGAGTGCTAGAGTTGCGAGGTTCTTAAGTACTATTTAGTTTCTTTTGAATATCTAGTATTCAAATACTAGCTAATTTCCTTAAGGCTTTAATGGACAAGCTCTCCATTGAGAACATTTACGTCCTGTTGGCTCGGTTCAAAACCAGTTTTTATTTTAAAATCCCATACACTTTAATGTTTTTACATTTCCTTTTTTTATTCTTTCAATTTCTTCATTATGCAATTTAACAAAATTTTTAAATTCTTTTTGTGCTTTTTCTATATTTACTTCTTCTAAATTTTCTTNNNNNNNNNNNNNNNNNNNNNNNNNNNNNNNNNNNNNNNNNNNNNNNNNNNNNNNNNNNNNNNNNNNNNNNNNNNNNNNNNNNNNNNNNNNNNNNNNNNNNNNNNNNNNNNNNNNNNNNNNNNNNNNNNNNNNNNNNNNNNNNNNNNNNNNNNNNNNNNNNNNNNNNNNNNNNNNNNNNNNNNNNNNNNNNNNNNNNNNNNNNNNNNNNNNNNNNNNNNNNNNNNNNNNNNNNNNNNNNNNNNNNNNNNNNNNNNNNNNNNNNNNNNNNNNNNNNNNNNNNNNNNNNNNNNNNNNNNNNNNNNNNNNNNNNNNNNNNNNNNNNNNNNNNNNNNNNNNNNNNNNNNNNNNNNNNNNNNNNNNNNNNNNNNNNNNNNNNNNNNNNNNNNNNNNNNNNNNNNNNNNNNNNNNNNNNNNNNNNNNNNNNNNNNNNNNNNNNNNNNNNNNNNNNNNNNNAAGTTTAACTTTTGTTTTTACATATGATTTGCTCTTTTTCCATTTTTCTTTATTTTCTATATTAATAGTACCATCAGCATTGTATTTATTAGGATTGTTTGCTCTTCTCTGTCTATCTAGTTTTCTTTGTAGTCTTGTTTTTTCTTTTTCATTTATTTCTATATTTTCAGCTAAAATCTTTAATTCTACTTTATTATCACTAACGATTGCTATTGTTGAAGTTCCTATATCAATTCCAATTTCATTTTCTCCACCAACTTTATGTTTTTTAGGAGGTGTCCCCTCAAAAGTTATTTGAACATAGTATTTATTTTTTCCATTTGCAACCCTCTTAAGTAATCTGCAATACAATAACTTATCTAAAAAACAACTTTGTGCATATTTATCATTATTTTTTATTATTACAGGAATCTTTAAGCCTAACCAAGATATGCAACAATCTTCTTTAAAAAATCTAAGTCCTGTAATATTACCTTTTTCTCTAACAGAATAGAAATTTTCATAACTTTTAAAATATACTTTTTTAGCTTTACCATACTTAAATTTTTCATAAGTTGCAAAAGCTCTTTCAGCTAACTCTTGTCCCATTTGAGAACCTATATTCTTCTTAAATCTTTGTGTCATAGGTTTTACATACTTATTTAATTCAAATTTAGATATTGAATATTTTTTATCTAATTCTTTATATCTTTTAGATTGCTCTTTTTTCTCTAAATTACTAATTTCTTTATACTCAGAAGAATTTATCATTTTTTTATGTCTTTTAAGGATTTCATAAAGGCAAGCATTATATATCATTCTAGCAATATTTAATCTTTTTTCTAAAATATGTTCTTGCCATAGTTCAGTTTTTAAAGCTAATGTTAATACATAATTCGCCATAGTTCCTCCTTCTCATCTTTCTTTTTGAGTTTGGATATATCTTCTATATTTTACACACCACACTATATGATATTGAATTGAATACACATATCCTCTTCCAAATTAATATTTGATATTTTTATTATCATTTTTATTATACTATATATATTTAACTATTTCAAATTTTTTGTAAACAAAAAATATGCCATTCATCTCACGACTAGGCATTATCTCTCCTTAACAAGTTAAGGAGTTTAGCCTTGTGTCGCGGGTGTTCTGGCATAATTCATAAATTTAAAATAAATCAAGAATTTTTTGTAATCCTATACTAACTAAACTTACAGCAAGCCAACAACAAAAACCAAGTGTCAAAGGTTTTGCACCAGAAAATATAAGTTTTTTAATATTAGTGTTTAAACCAATAGCAACCATCGCCATAATAATAAAAAATTTACTTAAATATTTTAAGAAAGAAAAAACATTATTTATTATCATAGAAATATCTTCAGTAATAATTCCAACTTCTATAAAATAATTACAAATTGTTGTGATAATTGAAGCTAAAATAAAATATACTATAAACATTGGAAAGATTTTTTTCAATGAAAAATTTTTAGTATTTGAATTTTTTTTAGAATTATAAACTGCTAAAAACAAAGTGATTGGTATTATAGCAAGTGTTCTTGTAAGTTTTACTATTGTAGCAGAATCTAAAACTTGTGTTCCTGTATTGTGTATACTATCCCAGGCTGAAGCTGCTGCTGTAACTGATGATGTATCATTCACAGCAGTACCTGCAAAAAGTGCAAAGCCTTTATTAGAAAAATTTAATATATCTCCAAGAGTTGGAAAAATTAATGCTGCAATTACATTAAATAAAAAAATTACAGATATAGCCTGAGCAATTTCATCATCATGTGCATCTATAACTGGTGCAGTTGCTGCAATAGCAGAACCTCCACATATAGAAGAACCAACACCTATAAGAGTTGCAATCTTAGTGGGGATATTCATAAATTTTGCTAAAATATAGGCAACTATCAATGATATACTGATGGTAGAAATGATTATTGGTAAAGAGCTGCTACCTACTGAAATAACTGTTTGTAAATTTAAGCCAAAACCTAAAAGAATAACAGCGTATTGTAAAACTTTTTTAGAAACAAAACTTATTCCTATATCAAATTTAGCTCTATTTTTTAATATAAGAGCAATAATAACTCCGATAATAATTCCAAATACTGGTCCACCAACAACTGGAAATTCTTTACCTAACTTCCAAG
This genomic interval carries:
- a CDS encoding YbgA family protein, with translation MEFKKIRKDCEELWARNKYYVLSKSHKTYLEIREYLKEKEVNTLFINEKIERIRGIEESKKDFKNAILHVWGYFKNEATEIEKQVLHNLLEEYMRGKKDQKSVIEYINILLKKYPNEYLQKSTLLKGEEDETLA
- a CDS encoding LacI family DNA-binding transcriptional regulator; this encodes MITQKELAARLGLSRTTIARAINNSPNINPETKEKILKLVKELGYEKNYVGTLLASKKKIIYSFIVESKNSYYTEQIKLGIQGAKKEYKHHNLEIIEIITDINKPVEQVLELKKLLDSNKQIDGIIIIPLDREKILNLINPYLEKIKFISMSVFLSKKIAYVGTDYQKCGRLAAEFLGKSLNVNDKVLVIDNGDDNISSKYYLNGFLDRANEDKMNVIGPIRKNGLEDSLVYLEELFKKENISSIFINRYAQDILLELPDDILRKQKNITTGIGNRIRKLIIEKKILATVADDVYGTGYKACQLMVDILYKEMGKKIKNIILEPKVLLIENLK
- a CDS encoding YeiH family protein; this encodes MNSKLNGIILCLILALPAWKLGKEFPVVGGPVFGIIIGVIIALILKNRAKFDIGISFVSKKVLQYAVILLGFGLNLQTVISVGSSSLPIIISTISISLIVAYILAKFMNIPTKIATLIGVGSSICGGSAIAATAPVIDAHDDEIAQAISVIFLFNVIAALIFPTLGDILNFSNKGFALFAGTAVNDTSSVTAAASAWDSIHNTGTQVLDSATIVKLTRTLAIIPITLFLAVYNSKKNSNTKNFSLKKIFPMFIVYFILASIITTICNYFIEVGIITEDISMIINNVFSFLKYLSKFFIIMAMVAIGLNTNIKKLIFSGAKPLTLGFCCWLAVSLVSIGLQKILDLF
- a CDS encoding sialic acid TRAP transporter substrate-binding protein SiaP, whose translation is MRKTSFLKMAILFGVMATSAFAAKYNLKMGMTAGTSQNEYKAAEVFAKELKKRSNGEIELKLYPNAQLGKDDLAMMQQLEGGALDFTFSETGRFSTFFPEAEVFTLPYMIKDFNHMKKAVNTKFGKDLFKKVHDKKGMTVLAQAYNGTRQTTSNKAIKTLADMKGMKLRVPSAAANLAYAKYTGAAPTPMAFSEVYLALQTNAVDGQENPLSTIKAQKFYEVQKYLAITNHILNDQLYLVSNITMEELPENLQKVVKESAEVAAEYHTKLFMDEEKSLKDFFKGKGVTITEPNLEEFKKAMKPFYNEYTKKNGKVGEDAIKAIDAVR
- a CDS encoding cyclically-permuted mutarotase family protein, with protein sequence MGKKILYFLFFMFLSSLGYANQKTMSIEKNRLVWDYAGSLPAQKDFDKNIGTAGLLQGVIGNYVIVGGGANFPEVLEKGGKKVTHKDLYLLKDVNGKLETIDQIQLDYPIGYGASVSVKEENAIYYLGGSPDAEHMRDVLKVTVKNGKLKTEIYAKLPLGFENGVAQYKDGKIYYGVGKIENSEGKNVNSNKFYAFDLKTKETKELAAFPGEARQQTVGQILNSKFYVFSGGSNVSYVDGYAYNFKTNTWEKTADVVIDNEKILLLGANSIKIANDKMLVIGGFNYDLWNEANNKLTNLKDDELKNYKTAYFGAEPSWYNWNRKILIFDATKNSWKSIGEIPFDAPCGAALLMMNNNIYSINGEIKPGVRTERMYKAYIISK